Proteins encoded in a region of the Candidatus Methylomirabilota bacterium genome:
- a CDS encoding replicative DNA helicase: MRESTLDRREAAAERVPPQNLEAELSVLGAVLQSNEAFLKCLELLRPEQFYRDAHRKIFAAATGLFGRGEPVDLITITNELRRRGELDEVGSSAFLASLVDAVPTGANVAYHARIVRDKALMRQLIAVATDIVGLGFADQEEADQVLERAEQQIFELSEDRVRRAFLPLKSILKDTFEQVEKLFDRRTQVTGVPTGFEDLDQKTAGLQPSELIIIAGRPSMGKTSFALNIARNAAIDEQIPVGIFSLEMSKEQVVQRLLSAEAEVDSNRIRTGWLRESDWPKLTNAAGHLSEAPIYIDDSAALSVIELRAKARRLKAEQNIGMVVIDYLQLISGRSRSENRQQEVSEICRALKAMAKELKVPVVALSQLARRTEERERPQLSDLRESGAIEQDSDVVVFLYRPGYYQARKAGAPDPERDTKTEIIIAKQRNGPTGTVELAFLREYVKFGSLDLIHHEPDETEEM; the protein is encoded by the coding sequence ATGCGGGAGTCGACCCTGGACCGGCGAGAGGCGGCCGCAGAGCGGGTTCCGCCGCAGAATCTGGAGGCCGAATTGTCGGTCCTCGGGGCGGTCCTGCAGAGCAACGAGGCCTTTCTGAAGTGCCTCGAGCTGCTGCGGCCGGAGCAGTTCTACCGGGACGCGCATCGGAAGATCTTTGCCGCCGCCACCGGACTGTTCGGGCGGGGTGAACCGGTCGATCTGATCACGATCACGAACGAGTTGCGTCGTCGAGGCGAACTCGACGAGGTGGGCTCGTCGGCGTTCCTCGCCTCATTAGTGGATGCCGTGCCCACAGGCGCGAACGTGGCCTACCACGCGAGGATCGTCCGCGACAAGGCGCTCATGCGCCAGTTGATCGCGGTTGCCACCGACATTGTGGGACTCGGTTTTGCCGATCAGGAGGAGGCGGATCAGGTGCTCGAGCGGGCCGAGCAGCAGATCTTCGAGCTGTCGGAGGATCGGGTGCGGCGCGCCTTCCTGCCCCTCAAATCGATCTTGAAGGACACCTTTGAACAGGTGGAGAAGCTGTTCGATCGCCGGACGCAGGTCACCGGGGTGCCTACGGGGTTTGAGGATCTTGACCAGAAAACCGCCGGCCTGCAGCCGTCGGAACTGATCATCATCGCCGGCCGCCCCTCGATGGGCAAGACCAGTTTCGCCCTCAACATCGCGCGAAACGCCGCCATCGACGAACAGATTCCGGTCGGCATCTTCAGTCTAGAGATGTCGAAAGAGCAGGTCGTCCAGCGACTGCTCTCCGCCGAGGCTGAGGTCGATTCCAATCGGATCAGAACAGGGTGGCTGCGGGAGAGCGACTGGCCGAAGCTGACCAATGCGGCCGGCCACCTGTCAGAGGCGCCCATCTATATTGACGACTCGGCGGCCCTGTCGGTCATCGAGCTGCGCGCCAAGGCGCGGCGACTGAAGGCCGAACAGAATATCGGGATGGTGGTGATCGACTATCTCCAGCTTATCTCGGGTCGCTCACGGTCCGAGAATCGTCAGCAGGAGGTGTCGGAGATCTGCCGGGCCCTGAAGGCGATGGCGAAGGAGCTGAAGGTCCCGGTGGTGGCGCTGTCGCAGCTCGCACGGCGGACCGAAGAGCGGGAGCGCCCCCAGCTTTCGGACCTGCGAGAATCGGGTGCCATCGAGCAGGATTCGGATGTCGTGGTCTTCCTGTACCGGCCGGGCTACTATCAGGCCAGGAAGGCCGGGGCCCCGGATCCGGAACGGGATACCAAGACCGAGATCATCATCGCCAAGCAACGCAACGGCCCGACCGGAACGGTTGAGTTGGCCTTCCTGCGGGAATATGTGAAGTTCGGCTCGCTTGACCTTATCCACCACGAGCCTGATGAGACCGAGGAGATGTGA
- a CDS encoding DNA repair protein RadA, which translates to MAKTQSHYLCQSCGYQTARWMGRCPDCGEWSSLLEERTTVERRGGSRDGASSAPHRATPITAVDGMARDRMSTGLTELDRVLGGGIVPGSFVLVSGDPGIGKSTLLLQASMQIAQRDGVVLYVSGEESPQQTRSRASRLGPLSDRLLLLAETSLHTIVDQADRIRPTILVIDSIQTIVSDDLESPAGSLSQVREAAVRLMTLAKEKGISTVIIGHITKEGAIAGPKAMEHLVDAVVFIEGEGHQIHRLLRTVKNRFGPTPEIGVLEMTASGLRELANPSELFLAQRPSGAPGSVVIPTLEGSRPLLVELQALVAAPGAPIARRVFNGVDGNRGILLLAVLEKRLGLALSACDVYVNVVGGVRVGETAADLGIAAAVLSSARNLPLDPGLCVFGEIGLAGEIRAVPMAERRLDEAARLGLSYCLMPRHNLSRTMPDCATLRVSGLGTLEELTEHLATRHTG; encoded by the coding sequence ATGGCCAAGACCCAGAGCCATTACCTCTGTCAGAGCTGCGGGTACCAGACGGCCCGCTGGATGGGCCGTTGCCCCGATTGCGGGGAGTGGTCAAGCCTGTTAGAGGAGCGTACCACGGTCGAGCGGCGCGGCGGTTCTCGTGACGGGGCCTCATCGGCGCCGCATCGGGCGACGCCGATTACCGCCGTAGACGGCATGGCGCGTGACCGGATGAGCACCGGCCTGACCGAGCTGGATCGTGTGCTGGGGGGCGGAATCGTTCCCGGCTCGTTTGTACTCGTGAGCGGCGATCCCGGGATCGGCAAGTCGACCCTGCTCCTTCAGGCGTCGATGCAGATCGCTCAGCGGGATGGGGTGGTCCTCTACGTCTCCGGCGAGGAATCGCCTCAGCAAACCCGGTCCAGGGCGAGCCGATTGGGTCCGCTTTCCGATCGGCTGTTGCTTCTTGCTGAGACCTCCCTCCACACGATTGTCGACCAGGCCGACCGTATTCGGCCGACCATCCTGGTTATCGATTCTATTCAGACTATCGTCTCTGATGACCTGGAATCCCCTGCCGGCAGTCTCAGTCAGGTTCGCGAAGCGGCCGTTCGGCTGATGACGCTGGCAAAGGAGAAGGGGATCAGTACCGTGATCATCGGCCATATCACGAAGGAGGGGGCCATTGCGGGCCCGAAGGCGATGGAGCACCTGGTCGATGCCGTCGTGTTCATCGAAGGGGAGGGACACCAGATTCACCGACTGTTGCGGACGGTCAAGAACCGATTTGGCCCAACGCCGGAGATCGGCGTACTCGAAATGACGGCGTCCGGTCTACGGGAACTCGCCAATCCGTCGGAGCTCTTTCTTGCGCAGCGCCCGTCGGGGGCGCCCGGCTCGGTTGTGATTCCGACCCTGGAGGGGAGCCGACCGTTGCTTGTGGAACTGCAGGCGCTGGTGGCCGCTCCAGGCGCGCCGATCGCCAGACGGGTATTCAATGGCGTCGACGGCAACCGGGGCATTCTGCTGCTGGCGGTCCTGGAAAAGCGGCTGGGTCTTGCACTCAGCGCGTGCGATGTCTATGTCAACGTAGTGGGGGGTGTCAGGGTCGGCGAGACCGCCGCCGATCTCGGGATCGCCGCGGCCGTCCTCTCAAGCGCGAGGAACCTGCCGCTCGATCCGGGACTCTGCGTGTTCGGTGAGATCGGGCTGGCCGGTGAGATTCGGGCTGTACCAATGGCCGAGCGACGGCTCGATGAGGCCGCCCGGCTCGGATTGTCGTATTGCCTGATGCCCCGGCACAACCTGAGCCGGACCATGCCCGACTGCGCCACGTTACGGGTGAGCGGGCTGGGCACGCTGGAGGAGTTGACCGAGCATTTGGCGACACGACACACAGGATAG
- a CDS encoding CarD family transcriptional regulator, which produces MYRTGTKVVYPTHGVGWIEAIEKKEVGGGLQRFYIVRIIGNGMTILVPTKNAKRVGLREVIEPSEIPKVLAILQKNDLEISSNWNRRFKDNLERIRTGSVFEVALVLRKLILLQRDRSLSFGEKTMLENVRRLIVSEISHASGIDQETARALVEQAVTNHS; this is translated from the coding sequence ATGTACCGTACCGGGACAAAAGTGGTCTATCCGACCCACGGTGTCGGATGGATCGAGGCCATCGAAAAGAAAGAGGTCGGGGGCGGACTGCAGCGTTTCTACATCGTTCGGATCATTGGGAACGGTATGACCATACTGGTTCCTACAAAGAACGCAAAACGTGTCGGCCTTCGAGAGGTCATCGAACCGTCGGAGATTCCGAAGGTGCTGGCTATCTTGCAGAAGAACGATCTGGAAATCAGCTCTAACTGGAATCGAAGGTTCAAGGATAATCTGGAACGAATCAGGACCGGATCGGTCTTTGAGGTTGCGTTGGTTTTGCGGAAGCTAATCCTGCTCCAGAGGGACCGGAGTCTGTCGTTCGGCGAGAAGACGATGCTCGAGAATGTCCGAAGGCTGATCGTCAGCGAGATCTCGCACGCCTCCGGGATCGATCAGGAGACGGCACGAGCGCTTGTCGAACAGGCGGTAACCAACCACAGCTAA
- a CDS encoding PIN domain nuclease — protein MNDYNYRVGLPMIVGGAAIGFYLASRAAVEPYQWLLSIAGLLLGASCGIIVMVLQRKFRQMSLQVIVSGIIGFALGLGLAELFFNAISGFLHFLPPYIAETMHTIITIGAAYLGAVIAIEKSPGFSVSGVVRAFREKPRGKATKILDTSVIIDGRIADICETGFVEGTLVVPQFVLRELQQVADSSDPLKRNRGRRGLDILQKIQKKVDVHVEISDMDFPDIREVDAKLVALAKALNAKVVTNDFNLNKVAGLHGIGVLNINELTNALRPVVLPGEEMQVHVLKEGKEYNQGIAYLDDGTMVVVDSGRRYIGQTVDVRVTTVLPTTAGRMIFSRLKEEAEAA, from the coding sequence TTGAACGATTACAACTATCGCGTTGGTCTTCCAATGATCGTCGGAGGGGCGGCAATCGGCTTCTATCTCGCCTCGCGGGCTGCCGTAGAGCCGTATCAGTGGTTGCTCAGTATAGCCGGCCTCCTATTAGGGGCCTCCTGCGGCATCATTGTGATGGTCCTGCAGCGCAAGTTTCGTCAAATGTCTTTACAGGTCATCGTCAGCGGTATTATCGGATTTGCCCTGGGTCTTGGTCTGGCTGAACTCTTCTTCAATGCTATTTCCGGATTTCTGCACTTTCTTCCCCCGTATATCGCTGAGACGATGCACACTATCATTACTATCGGGGCGGCGTACCTGGGGGCGGTCATCGCCATCGAGAAAAGCCCGGGGTTCAGCGTATCGGGCGTGGTTCGGGCGTTCAGAGAAAAGCCGCGCGGTAAGGCCACGAAGATCCTCGACACCTCGGTCATCATCGACGGCCGGATTGCCGATATCTGTGAGACCGGTTTTGTGGAGGGAACGCTCGTCGTGCCCCAATTTGTCTTGCGGGAGTTGCAGCAGGTCGCCGATTCATCCGACCCGCTGAAACGTAACCGCGGTCGTCGAGGATTGGATATTCTGCAGAAAATCCAGAAAAAGGTGGACGTCCATGTCGAGATCAGTGATATGGATTTTCCGGATATCCGCGAGGTGGACGCGAAGTTGGTCGCACTGGCCAAGGCGCTCAACGCCAAGGTGGTCACCAACGATTTTAATCTGAATAAGGTCGCCGGTCTGCACGGGATCGGTGTGTTGAACATCAATGAGCTCACGAATGCGCTGCGACCCGTCGTCCTGCCTGGTGAAGAGATGCAGGTCCACGTCCTGAAAGAGGGGAAGGAGTACAATCAGGGAATTGCCTACCTTGATGACGGCACAATGGTCGTGGTCGACAGCGGTCGTCGATATATCGGCCAGACGGTCGATGTGCGCGTCACCACGGTGCTGCCGACGACGGCCGGACGCATGATCTTCTCACGTCTGAAGGAAGAGGCCGAAGCCGCGTAA
- the ispD gene encoding 2-C-methyl-D-erythritol 4-phosphate cytidylyltransferase, translating into MHVTAIVPAGGAGLRFGGAVRKQFIALNGLPILSHTLRSLAASDVLAAMIVVVPAGEESRGREALALAGIDLETEVVQGGQTRQDSVYNGLQRAKATTDLVLVHDGVRPFVSREVVLSAVEAAKETGAAVAAVPVVDTIKRVDLDGVVIETLPRGQLWSIQTPQVFRYELLMRAHRAGREQGAAATDDAALVERVGGRVRVVRGSYENLKITGEEDMPLADLILRRRMIQ; encoded by the coding sequence ATGCATGTCACTGCCATTGTGCCCGCCGGGGGGGCGGGACTTCGATTCGGGGGGGCGGTCAGGAAACAGTTCATTGCGCTGAACGGCCTGCCCATACTCAGCCACACATTGCGGTCGCTGGCAGCATCCGATGTGCTTGCGGCTATGATCGTTGTCGTTCCGGCCGGAGAAGAGTCGAGGGGTCGGGAGGCGCTGGCGCTGGCCGGGATCGACCTGGAGACGGAGGTCGTGCAGGGAGGACAGACGCGGCAGGATTCGGTCTATAACGGTCTACAGCGGGCGAAGGCGACGACGGATCTGGTACTGGTCCACGACGGCGTTCGCCCTTTCGTTTCGCGCGAGGTCGTGCTGTCCGCCGTCGAGGCTGCGAAGGAAACGGGTGCGGCGGTAGCGGCTGTGCCGGTTGTCGATACGATCAAACGGGTCGATCTCGACGGGGTGGTGATCGAGACGCTGCCGAGGGGGCAGCTCTGGTCGATCCAGACCCCACAGGTCTTCCGATACGAGCTCCTGATGCGGGCTCATCGAGCCGGTCGAGAACAGGGTGCCGCAGCCACCGACGATGCCGCGCTGGTGGAGCGGGTCGGGGGGCGAGTCAGAGTTGTCAGGGGAAGTTACGAGAACCTCAAGATTACCGGTGAAGAGGATATGCCGCTGGCCGATCTGATTCTCAGACGACGGATGATCCAATGA
- a CDS encoding 2-C-methyl-D-erythritol 2,4-cyclodiphosphate synthase yields the protein MTVGLGFDTHPLVAGRRLILGGVEIPFDKGLEGHSDADALAHAVIDALLGAACAGDIGSCFGTNDPRYKDVSSLLLLREAFQRVKALGYLVNHIDATIIAEAPRLASFITQMRVNLAVSVDAPVERVSVKATTANRVGTLGAGEGIAALAVASLQRLE from the coding sequence ATGACGGTCGGCCTCGGGTTTGATACGCACCCGCTGGTAGCCGGTCGGCGCCTGATCCTCGGCGGGGTGGAGATCCCCTTCGACAAAGGGCTCGAGGGCCATTCGGACGCGGATGCGCTGGCCCATGCGGTGATCGACGCCCTGCTGGGCGCGGCGTGCGCCGGCGATATCGGTTCATGCTTCGGGACGAACGACCCTCGATATAAGGATGTATCCAGCCTGTTGCTCCTCAGGGAGGCCTTCCAACGGGTGAAGGCGCTCGGCTATCTGGTCAATCACATCGATGCCACCATCATCGCAGAGGCGCCAAGGCTTGCCTCATTCATCACACAGATGCGGGTGAACCTTGCGGTCAGCGTAGATGCCCCTGTTGAGCGCGTCAGTGTCAAGGCGACGACCGCCAATCGGGTGGGGACGCTCGGGGCAGGCGAGGGTATTGCCGCGCTTGCCGTGGCATCGCTGCAGCGCCTCGAATAG